The nucleotide window ACGCGCCAATCTATTCTGCCGCGGCATGATTGAAAAAGCGTATTACTACTACGGCAGCGACTACCGTGCCGGCGCAGGCGATTCCTTCACCCTCAGCTATATGTCACCCATGGGCGGATGGGGCGTGCTGAATCACGCGCTTTACGATGGCCATGAACCCGATGCCACGATTCGTCTTGGATTCGCCTCTTATCTCAGCTCATGGTCCCTCATGAACACAGGCACACGAGAGAGCGGATGCGGATACTGGTTTCCCGGCGAGGCAAACGATGGCGGAACAGGAGGCGGTTTCGAGCCGGCAGCATATGGCATGACGTGGCTTGGACAACCCCACCATCGCGGCCCCTGGTATTACTCTTCCGAAACAGATCTGGGCTACTGTGGAGCACTGCGGTCGTCGGCGACGATCGTTGCCGATGACCCTGTCTTTGGACGCTTTTGCTTCGGTGGTGAGATGAAAACCGGGAAGGCATCCTTGCTCATCGTTCCACGCGATGGCGTAAGAAGGCGTCTCCACCTGCGTATATCGGGGCAGAAAATCGATCTCGAACTCACAGGTGCACGATTCGCAAAGGAAGAGCCTATTCATTGGTTTGCCGATCAGCAGAAATTTCTCTTCATGCTGGAATCTGAAACGATAAGCAGCGGGAAAGCACAGCTTCTAATCAAAGGCCTGCCTGTACATAGTTACAAAATCAGATATGGCTCAGAAACGCATGAACTTCAATGTAATGAAAAGAACCTATTTGAGCTGAGCATTCCCGCTGGAAGCTCAAAGGTGCAAATAGAAATCACCTCGATCTGACATCGATTAGCTTGTCATCGGTGTAAGAAATGTAAACACCCGTTCCGTATGGAACTTATCCTCCGTCAGAATGCAATTGACAATGCCTTTTTCATCGTGCACTATCATGCGCACTCATTGAGAAGGCACGGTCAACGCCGCACACTGCGGAAGGTTTCGACAAGCCGCTCCCATGCTCTGCTTGCAACTCCCGCCGCTCTGTCTCGTATTGAGAGAAACGGTGTTTTGGCCGGGCTTTTAGTCGTCATCGGTGGAGCATCTCCGCAGCTCACTCCTCTGCATAATGGAACCCACGGCAGGCAAGTAAGGAGCCCAATCGCATCAGTGCCTGAAGTGCCATGAGGTTGCAAGGCATCGTCGCAGATTCTGCAGCTTCACTCAGGCGGTCGCTCGTCTCGTTCCCTCTCTTCAGCGACCGGTCATCGCCTCAGGCATCATTCCCGAACCAGTTTCGTGCCATGCAGGCTCTCGACAAGCTGCGTTTACGCAGTCCGAGCTGTCCGCACACGCGGTGAAACGCGATACCAGCGTTGCGCCGGTATGGATCTATCTGCTCATTCAGCAGGCGAAGCGACAGGAGGAAAACTGTGGGAACTGTCGTCCTAGGATTACAAGGCGGAATCGCCAGCGGCTCAGAAACCACTTTTGATGGGCAGCCCATGCAGCCGGGCATCCATTTGCGATGGAGCTTTCAGCCGGAATTAGGCTTTCCGCCCGGCGGTTTCTGGCTTTGCCGCCGTGCCACGACAACGAAGGATCGAACGGCGTTCGCTCCTCCGGCTGCATACGCGACTCTGGTGAATCAGGCCACAGCTGTCACCGTCCCGGTGACAGCCGTGCCGGGAACCGATCAGTTTGAGGCTGTTGCTCCTACGCCGTGCAGCAGCGTGATGCTCGCCGGTTGCTCGGCTGAGGATTGTGACGAAATTCTGATCGAGACCTTTTGTCAGAATTCCGACGGCAAACTGGAGGAAACCAGCCGGCAAGTCGTACGAGTCCGGCCAGGAGCATTTCGCATCAGTATCGCAGCGCGCGAAATCTCCTGCGTTCGTGTCACCGGCGCCAGCAGCATGGAGGAATGTGGTTGCAGTGTAGAGCCTCCTGCCTATTGTGGATGCGGCAGTGGGAGCACGACCGGCGGCGGCACGAATCCACCGAACAACGGACAACCGGTGTGGGGCAACCCTGGCAAGGATGGATGGCAATGCTGGGGCGTGCCTTTCACCCTGCCCATCACCAATACAAACTGGCCTGCACGCTACTATGGTGCACCAGACCCACAGACCACACCCGACTCGACCGTCGCCGTGCAGGATGTGAAAGAAGCGCTGCGCCGCCTCGGCACACTGAAGCTGGCAGCATCGCTCTCCACAGCGCAACAGCATGCAGAACTCGACAAGCTTCGCGCCGAGCTCAAACGCCTCGTCGAAGGCTTTCCCAGCACACTTCTTCCCGATGTGCCGCTTGAGTCTTCGCCGGCTGGAGCCAATGCACCTGACTTGAACCTGTCTCTCATGCAGGAACTGCTGTTGTTGGCTCTCGATCCTTATTTTGCCCGCGTTCTCGGCCTCTATTTTGTCGACGACCAGATCGCTCCCGGCGTCAGCTACGACTATTTCCTGATCGGCTTCTGGGGATCTACGCCCTGCCAGGATCTGACACTCTACCCTGGCCTCGCGCCTGGCGCGCCGTTAGCCCTCGGACAGGCGCAGTTCGATGGCATGAGTATCCAGACAGCAAACGGCAATACCTCGCTCTGGCGTTGGCTGCGCGATGACAGCAGTGGCAACTACGATCCGCAGACCGATCCCAGCGCGCCCACCGCCATCGCGCCCGCGCTGAACACGGCGCTGGGCAGCCTCACCGCATCACAGCAGCCCGAAGCCATGCTCGCGCTCTATTCGCCTGTCAGCAATCTCTGGTTTCCCACGGCTGCGCCGGCTGTCAGCATCGCACTGCCGCAAACCTATATGCAGGTAGACGCGCAGGTCGCAGGCCAGGGCACGGTCACCGCGCTCTCGAATGGAACTTCCGTCGCCTCCGCCAGCTTCCACAACACCACGCTGGCCTCGGTCACCGTTACGGCAGCCAGCGCATCCGCTCCCATCGATACCATCCAGATTAGCGGCGTCACACAGAACGTCACCTCCGGCATTGTTGTTGCGGTTGGATCACTGACACTCCACCCGCTTTCGCCCGACACCATCGGCATCCGCTTCGCTCTCCTCGGTCCACCCTCCGCTATTTCTCCGATTGCTGCACCAGGACAGCCAGCGTGCAGCTTTGTACGCCGCCAGGCTGACGTCGATCCCTCCACTCTCGCTCTCGTTCCGCACAGCATGTTCAACCTGGAATGGCCTGCGCCTGCGGCCACGGCTGCGCAAACTACCGGCAATCCCATGACCGATCCGCTTGACCTGCCTCCGCCCGATCGTCCGATCGGCTTTGTCGCCGAACGTCAGGACAGCGGGAAGTCCTCAAGTCTCACGCGCCTCGGGAAATGGATCTCCGTCGCCAGCTCACCGACACCGGCAACCTCCAAAATCACGACACCACGTCTTTATCGGTATCTCGACACCGGCGTGCCCGATCCACTGGGCAGCTACAGCTATCGGGTTGCAGGATTCGATCTCTTCGGTGCCGTCGGTAACTGGTCTGCCTGGACTACACCGATCGGCGTTGAAAGAGTCGCTGCCGCACCTACCAATCTCCGCATTATCCAGTTCAACAACACAACCGCAGGAGGCGGCGCGCCCGATGCGGCGGGCGATGCATGGGTGGGCGGAACCCTCCTCTATCAGGTCAACTGGTCAGGAGCCTCTTTTGTCCTCTATCCAGACATTGAGACTGCTCAGGCCACCGTGCAATCGGTCGATCTCGCTACGGGCGCGCCGACCGGTGTTCTCACGACTCAGAACTTCACTCTTCCGCAGCGCATCGCCACCCAACTCACAGTCACTGCGATCAATGTCACTCCGGCGCCCATCGGAGCAGGCAATATCGTCACCATACAAACCAACCCTGCGCTGCCCTCGCTGCAACCGACCGATCCTGCAGCCATGCTGATCCTCACGCTCCCCGACGGGACAATCGAACGCTACGTGACCCGTCCCGCCGCCGTCACCTCGGGCGGAGCGGTGGTAGCCACGGTTCAGGCCGGATCGAGTGCGCGCATCGTCTCCACGTCCGGCGATTTTATCGGGCAGACCGCATATCTCATCTCTGGTTACAGCGTGCAACCCACGTTGTCTGTGCCACTCAGTATTCCCATGGCACAAAACACGGCTCGCGGACAGATTTCCATCCAGGGATCGACAAAGAATCCCTTCGACGGCAGCGAGCAGGTCGTCGATCCGAATGGCGTCAATCCGAATCAACCGGAGCCAACCTCCGTCACCCTTCGCTTCACCGGCGCGCAACGCCTGGTTCCGCCTGCTCCGCCCACGCCCACCCATTCCGTCGATCACGTGTACTACAACCCTGCGGATTACACCGGCATGGCAAGCGCCACGCTGCCTTTCAGCCTGAGCGGCGGAGCAGGCATCTACGGCTATATCCTGCAACGCGCTCCGGTTCGCTCCATCCAGCTCGCTGATGTAACGCGACGGATCGCTCTCAACAACGCGGCCGACCCCAATCCCATCGTGCCTGACGGCGGAGCTGCGCAGCGCCCCGACCTCGCCGCCTGGATCAACGATCTGACCCAGTGGCTCTCCTGTTACAACGCCCAGGCCGGCACGTCGTGGACCATGGCCAATCTTCTGTCCGACTCGAACGCACAGCGGGAATTCATCGAGCATTTCTATGGAGGGCTGCTCGATGACGAGCTGCGCGCTCTGGCAGATATCTCGCAAAATGCTCCCGGCTACGCGCGCGTGAACTCTTCGCCTTATACCTCCAGCACTCCCATGTCCGACAGCGTCAACGGCACGGGCTACGGCCGCAACGTCTACCGGATGACCACCGTCAACTCCGCGGGCACAGTCAGCGGCGCTACCGGAACCATCGGTCCTTATTACACCCGCGTGGTGACACCGCCGCGTCCACCGGTGCTCTACAAGCTGCAGCCCACGCAGTCATCCATCCTTGTTGCCTGGGCGCTCGATACCAACCCTGATATCGCGGCGTATCTTGTCTACCGGTCCGCCAGCGTCGATCAGCTCGCCGACCTGCGCTACTTCGGCCCGAATCCTGCCTACCCTCTGAGCCCCTCGGCTCTCGCGCAGGTGGCCTACAATCCGCAGTCGTCGCCCTCTGTCTCCTTTGGAGCAGGACAGGTCGATCCCCGCATCATCGCGCTCGTTCCCGATCCGCGCCTGTGCGCGCGCGATTACCAGGGCAGCGACATGGCAGAGATCACACTGCCCTCCGGTTCTGCACCGGACAGCATCAACGGTATCTACCGTCTCGATCAGTACAGCGCCGCACTGGGGCCGCTCCATCAGATCGCCTTCAACTACTGGACGCCGCCTTCTACCGGCGGCATCGCCCAGATCGTCGCCAGCAATCCGCCCTATGTACGCCTGACCGGCTTGCGCATCGGCCTTGGACGCGGCATCCCCGTAGTCGTCGTCGCGACCTACCAGGGCCAGGTTAAAGTCTTCGGTCAGGTTCCGGTGCGTCGCGCCGGATTCACCGACGGTGTGCTCTCCACGGGTACGCCTGTCGATTCCAATACGCTCCAAGGCGCGCCGCCGCCGAGCGTCAACGTTCCCAACGCCTATGCCATCGTCAGCGTGGATATCTTCGGGAATCTCTCTTTACCGTCCACGATCTTTGCAGCGCAGATGTTGGCCATTGCTTCATAAAACCCCATTCCATCCGGGAAAGGACAGCATTCATGGGCACCCCTGCAACGACACCTCCTGATCCAATTGCGCCGGTCGTCACAGCGCTCTCGTTTCTCGTCACTCCAAACCCCTCAACGATCAGCTCCGGCGATACGCCCAGCACCTGGGAAGGCTCCAGCGCCACCGATGGCTCGCTCTACAGCGTTCTCCAGCCACTGCTGAATACATTGTTCAGCATCTCCTCGCTGCAATCCGTGGGCTCCTCGGTAAACACCGCGCTCACCGATGTCGCGAAGGTCATCTCCACCATCGCCGATAAGCTGGCGTCTCTCGAGGGCAGCCTGCCCGCGGGCACCAGCGCAACAGACGTCATGAACGGCCTGCAATCCGCGCTATCGATGGCCAGTACCCTGCTGCCCTCCAGCGCCGGCTCGGCGGCCGGCTCCGCGCTCAACTCCGCCAGTCAGCTGTTCACCACCATCCAGAATCTGATTCAAGCCGTCGGAGGAGATCTGACCCAGGCCGCCAATGAGCTGGCGCAGCTGTCACAGCAGATTACGGCGCTCGCCGCGCTCTTTTAGGGCGGCAGGCGCACCATTCATGGTCAAGACGGCATTCCGCGTGTCTTGCGGGATTCCGTCATAGCGATCGCGTCGAACACCCGTCAGCCCAGCGGCCGGCGGGAATAAAGGAACCGTCATGGCGTCATCTGCGTCCATCGTTTCGCTTCTCGAATCCCTCGGCGTTCCCATCCTGCAGGAAGTGGCGGATGCCGCTCTCGGCCAGGGCGTACTCACCCTCTCTGACGACGCCTCGGGGCTCACCGTTGGCGTGACACTGAGCAGCGGCCAGAGCCTCCATGCCGACGATGTGACCTTCATGGGCTCACAGGGCTTCTCAGGTCATTTTTATGTCGACGGGCTCGATGCAAATCCGCTCTCCGCTACATTGGCCGGCGGCTTTGCCATTGCCCTCACCGCGTTCGATGTGACCATTGCGAATGGAGGCATGGCCGCCAGCACCATCGGAGGAGCGCTGACCATCCCCTTCTTCACCGATGAAAATGGCAACCCCGAAACGCTGGATGTCGAAGTGAGCACGAAGCAGGACGGCTCCCTCTGCATTACGCTCGCCGCCACCACCTCTTCACCGACGACTCCTGACGGTCTGGTGCAGCTTGTCTATAACCTCCCTGGCGGCCTCGGCAGTGTCGAAATCGATGTCGCCTCGATAGAGTTCGATGAGTCCGCCGGCACCTGGACCATCATCATTTCAGGCAACCTGATCATTACCGTACCAGGGCTCAATTGGCCCAGCATCGAGCTGCGCGGACTCGGCATCGACAGCAAGGGAAACATCTCCCTCCAGGGTGGATGGATCAATCTACCCAACCAGATGGCGCTCGATTTCTACGGCTTCAGCATCGCGCTGCAGGCTCTCGGCTTCGGCAGCGACGCCAGTGGCAAATGGATCGGTTTCAACGGCGATATCAATCTCGTGGAAGGGCTCTCCCTTGGCGGCTCTGTGCAGGGATTGAAAGTCAATCTCACCACGGGCTCGATCTCCTTCAACGGCGTCGGCATCTCCTTTGAAATTCCCGGCGTCATCACCATCGACGGCGAAATCGATCACATCCACGTCGATGCCAACACGCCCAACGATCTTGTGCCCTACGGGCTGATGCCGTCGATCTTCAACTCCATCGCCCCGGTCGGGCCCACCGGCCCCAAGAGCATCGATCTCTTCGCCGGCTCCGTAAAAGTGCAGGTGCTGCCTGACGAAATGGATCTCGAAGTCGATGCCAACTTCATCGTGGGCAATTTCGGCGGGCAATCCGTCTTCTTTCTCGCGCTCGATGTCGAGCTTCCCGTCGGCATCCCGATCTTCATGGATGTCTCGCTCTACGGCCTCTCCGGCCTCGTCGCGACGGGTCTCGATCCCGACCCCGAGCCAAACGACACGTGGTGGCAGTGGTACAAGTACCCAGCCGGAACCAGCGGACCACAGCTCAATGCCACGCCTGACTACAGCGCAACGGACTTCACCAAGTGGCTCGTCCCACAGCAAGGCGCCTTCGCTATCGGTGGCGGCTGCACCATCGGCACCAGCGCCGACGACGGGTACACCGTCTCCGCGGCCATTATGCTGGTCATCCTCATGCCCGGCCCGGTCATCTCCCTCATCGGGAAAGCGAATATTTTGTCGAAGCGCATCAGCGGCGCGGACCAGGATGCGAACTTCGAAGCCATGGCCACCTATGACGGTAATTCCGGCACCTTCGATCTCACCATCGACGCGCAGTACTCGATCCCCGTCGTGCTCGACATCGAAGCGACCGCGGAGCTCTATGTCGACGCCACTGCCGGTGAGTGGTTTTTTGCCATGGGCAAGCCACCACACACACAGCGCGTCTCGGCACGCATCTTCGATATCTTCGAGACGGACGCCTATTTTGTCGTCAGCAATGCCGGCCTCATCACCGGCACCTGGACCGGTTATCAGGGCTCATGGAGCTTCGGTCCGCTCTCCGCCAGCCTCGATGCCTATCTTGCCACGCTGGCGGCCATTCAATGGTCGCCACTGCAGATCGCCGGCGGCATCGAGCTGCATGGAAGCGTGCAGCTCAGCGCCTTCGGCATCGGTGTCGGCATCTCCGCCGACGCGCTGCTCGAAGGCTGCGCGCCCAATCCCTTCTGGGTGCATGGCGAGCTCTCTGTAGAGCTCGATCTCCCCTGGCCTCTGCCCAATGTCGGTGGCACCATCTCCCTGTCGTGGGGCGGCGACGACGGCTCCATACCGCCTGTCCCACTGGCGCTCAGCCACATCGACGCGGCGCTCTCCGATCATGGCGACTCTGCCGGCAAGCCGGCAAGCGATCACTACGTGCTGCTGGCCCACCGTAGCAACGGCCCCTTCCCCGATCTCACCGTGCAGTACGACAATCCCCAGGCGCCAGGCATCCTCGATCTCACCGGAACCGCGCTGACCAACTGGCAGAATCGTGTCAGCTCCGGCAATCTCGCCGACATGCTCCCGGACATGACGCCCGACAACACCAGCAGAACACAGATGGCCCCCGTCCTGCCGCAGGACACGCACTTCGTCCTCAACTTCTCTCATCCTGTCGTCGATATGAGCGGCGGTTTCAACAATGCGCTGCCCCAGGCGCAGCTTCCACCCGAAGTCGTGACCACCCCGCCTCCTCCGCCCCCAACCGAAGTAGGCAAAGACGACATGTCGAATATCAACCCGAATCCTCCCTCGGTCCAGTTCCTCATCCGCCACTCGCTGATCGACGTCAGCCTATACGAGTGGGTCGGCGGCGCGTGGAGCCTCGTCGCCTCCATTCCTCCGGTGCCTCCCACAGAAGCCAGCGCGCAAGCCGACACTACCTACCTGAGCGGCGTGTGGCTCGCGCCAACGAGTGCCACGCAAATTCAGCTCAAAGTCGTTCCCTGGATGATGGTCGAAGGAGAATTCTGGACAGTATCCTGGAGCAGCACCTCCACGCCCCAGAACTATGGCACGTCGTTCAACAATCAGGGCCTCGACTTTCAAACCACCAACACCCAGCCTGCAGCGATCGGAACAGGAAACGCCCCGGGCCTGCAGCAAGGGCTCGCCTTCACCAACGCCGGAGGCTCACAGCAACCCTCTGTCGCCATCACCTTTCCGCAGCCAGAGGTGCTCTCCTCGCTCACCGCCGTCGTCGCCGTGGACGAAGGCGAACTCCTCTACGCCTACAACGCGCCCACCTGCGTCGGCGACGGTGTCACCCTGACACCAACAGCCCAGTCGTGGGACTCCAACTTCATGCAGTGGACCCTCACCTTCGATCCCGAAGCCACGCCTATCTCCACGCTCACATTGAGCATGCAGAATACCTCCGGTGCCACGCTCGTCCTCTACGCGCTCGATTACACTGTCCCCCCCACAGCCATGGCTATCCTTCCCAAAGCACCCGCAACCTATGCACTGCGCGTCACCACAAAGATTGAAGCGGCCCGCGTGAACGGCGGCACACCGCAGTATCAGACCGCGCCTGATGGTTCTCCCATCGTCGAATTCGCCTATTTCCAGACTGCCTGCGGACCAGGTATCGCAGAGATCGGCGCGTCCATTCCCAATACTTCCGGTCTGCCCAGCACCCCCACCAACACCACACCTGTGCCTGCCGAAGCTGCGAACTTCCCGCAACTGGCCGTCAACTGCAGCACCATGCAGCAGCCTTTCACTTCATTCCCTCTGGGCGGCGCCATCGACGACCTCACTACCTACACGCAATGGTCCTGGCCGTTGAACGGCGCTGTAACCGCCTATTACGGATACGATGTGAATGTCGAGTTCTGCGAGAGCTATGTCAACGCGTTATACGTAGCCGCCGGAGGTCGCGGCATCGCCAATTCCCTCCATTTCCGTTGTGTCGATCGCAACCAGAATCATCTGCTGCTCCAGACACTCGCAATCCACGTGCCTTCTATCCCCCAGCAATCCGCGCTTGTCGCCACTGCGCTCACCGTTCCACTACCCAGTGTCATTCAGCCATCCGATCAGGACGGCCTGCTTACTCTCACCGGCGCGCAACTTGCCGGTCTCGAAAAGCGCGCGCTGGTGAAGATCGATTCCAACCTGCAGCCGGATACCGCGGCCTCCCTGCAAAACACTGCAATCACAAACGTGTCCCAGCTCACCGGTCCCGGTATTCAGCAGCTCAACCCAGGCATCATCGGCATTATCCTCAAGGAGCGCCAGGAGCAGGAGGCCGCGGCGACGGCCCGCCAGTTGTGGTTCCAGCCGCTCGCGCCGCAGATGCAGTACACGCTGGATGTTGTCGCCGGATCGTGGCTCGGCGCTACCAGTGACTTCTATCCTGCGGCCGGAGCTGGGACAGGCTCGCTCGAGGAGATCTTTTCCGCCTCCGATGCCATCAGCCTCCTCAAAGATCTCGAAAACTGGTACACAGCCCAGGCCGCGCTCACCACGCTCGAGCGGGTCACCTTCACCACCTCGCGCTATGCCACATTCAGCAGCCAGATGAGCAATGCCGCAGATCAGCTTGCCGGTGTAGCGGGTACAGCGCCGCTGCGTCACTACAACACTTCCGTCGATGTAAATACCTGGCTCGCCGATGCAGCCAACGGGTATTCGGCCTTCACCACCGCGCAAACCATCTACACGCAGCAGCGCGCAACGTTGGCCGGCGTTGTCGCACAGTTCGATCCCCGAGCCGATGATCTCGCACCCGGCGCGCCCTGGCCCGATAACGGCAACCATGCCCTCGTTACAGCACGAGAGGCGACATCACAAGCCTGGCAAGCACTCCAGCAGACCTCAGTCCCGGTCTTTGATGCGCTCATCGGTGCCCTGGGCCGAGCCGATCTTACCAGCACACAGAAGCCAGTGGCCGTCCCCGATACGGAGATGACCCTCTTCCTCGACCCCACCGGATTCGACATCCGCGCCATTCTGCTCGAAAGTCCTGAAGCTCTCCCCTGGCAACGTATCTGGCAGTGGATTCAACTCACACCCATTTCTCCTTCTTCGCTCGGGCTCAAACAGATCGACGTGCTTTGGAATTCCGACAACACGCGCGGCCTCATTCTGCCGCTCGGCAGCCCGCGCGGGCGCTACACGCTCTCCATCACGTTCCAGGGGAACCTGGGCGCCGAAGCACCCTGCATCACGCTGAACGGACTTCCCGTCACCGAAGCCGCAACCATCGGCGTTCTCAGCCTTGGCGCAGTTATCCATAAGCCACGCAACCTATAAGGAGCACATATACAAAGCTCTTCGCCAAACAATCCGTGAGGATCATATTCTCCTATCCCTCTGGAATCACATACGGACATCTATGTAGAGTGAAAGGGGCAGCACGAGGCGCAGCCATACTGCCGCCCTAACCAGTCGTCGATAAAGATTTCCTTGAGAATGAAAGGGTATTGATTCGTGAAGAGCGCAACATCGCAGCGTCTTCCACGCCGCGCAATATTTCTGATGCTGTGCTTTTGCATGGGCCTTTTGCCCGGAGCACGTGCGGCAGCTCAAAGCCCAACTCCTTCTGAAATTCATTGGCCTGAAGCGAACCTTACTTGTACTCCCAATGGCAAAGTCTTCCGTTGCTCTTCCATGACAGATGGCAGCACCGTGTTTGATGATGTGGAGAGCTTCTCTGTACAAGGCAGTGTTGCGATCATCGATATCCACGGAAAATGGCGCATCATCGATGCCAAAGGACACAATGTCCTCCCAGGCGAATACGACTTCATCTCTCATTTCGATAAAGATGGCCCTGCCCTTTTCCTCCTGGAATCCTGGGAAAAGAATACCGAGACTGTCGAAGGAGTCTGCGATAGTTCAGGTCAAATACTGATTCCTGTGAAGTACCGGGAAGTTCACTATATCCCGGCTGCGCAGCGTTTCATCGTTACGCAAAACAATAAGGATTTCTTGTTCGATGCAAACGGCCACAATCTCATGGAGACTGGCTTCGACAGCATCTCAAAGCCTTTTGCCGGTGAAAAAAACTCTCTCTGGGTTGTTCGCGAAGGACCGGAAGAAGGAGCCATCGCCCCCGCTACGGGCCACCTGCTGATTCCTCTCGGCAAGTGGTTACTCCAGAGTCGAGGGCCCTTTATCATTGCGGAACAAGATGATGCGCAAGGCGTATTTGACCATGATGGGAAGCCAATTCTTCCCATGGCTGAAGATCAGCAGATCTCCTGGTGGGAGGAAGGCCACCTGCTGATTGTGAACACTGGCAGCGGCGAAACCGATGATAGCTATGCCCTCAATGCCGATCTTCAGGAAGTGATTCCCCACCATCGCTACGCCGTCATGAAGCCCTATGGCAAGCGTCTTGCAATCTATAGCAACGAAAAGTGGGGACTGCTCTCACCACAATTAGCCGTGATAGTCGCGCCACAGTACAGTGCCATCAACGAGCTTCATCAGAGTGACAACAGCCTCTTTCTTATCGATGTACCGAAGCAGGAGGGTGCGCATCAATATGGGGTGATCGATTCCAACGGGAAGATCATCCTTTCTCCCGCATGGGAGAATATCAACCTCAAACTTCTTCCCGCGAATACCCCTGCAGCCGACGGGGACAAAAGAGCGGATGTGCCCGCCTACTATATCGTTTCGAAAGGACAGAGATTCGGACTCCTCTCCGCTACCGGAGACACGCTTCTCCCCACAGAGTTCGACAGCATCGAGTCTCTGGACGAGGATGATCCGAGACTGGTTGCCACGCGAAACAATCGCGCAGAGCTGGTTGATGGTCGAACAGGAAAGCAGATCCTGCCTCCCGATTACGAAGAGCTCAG belongs to Silvibacterium dinghuense and includes:
- a CDS encoding WG repeat-containing protein encodes the protein MKSATSQRLPRRAIFLMLCFCMGLLPGARAAAQSPTPSEIHWPEANLTCTPNGKVFRCSSMTDGSTVFDDVESFSVQGSVAIIDIHGKWRIIDAKGHNVLPGEYDFISHFDKDGPALFLLESWEKNTETVEGVCDSSGQILIPVKYREVHYIPAAQRFIVTQNNKDFLFDANGHNLMETGFDSISKPFAGEKNSLWVVREGPEEGAIAPATGHLLIPLGKWLLQSRGPFIIAEQDDAQGVFDHDGKPILPMAEDQQISWWEEGHLLIVNTGSGETDDSYALNADLQEVIPHHRYAVMKPYGKRLAIYSNEKWGLLSPQLAVIVAPQYSAINELHQSDNSLFLIDVPKQEGAHQYGVIDSNGKIILSPAWENINLKLLPANTPAADGDKRADVPAYYIVSKGQRFGLLSATGDTLLPTEFDSIESLDEDDPRLVATRNNRAELVDGRTGKQILPPDYEELSLLDGYSDLFLAKNSGKLGVITASRETLIPFAYDAFVDGDSLEHTLLLSQHGQTHRFTLIRSNDHWATRSTTQDVLGLPCDTNPVVNITRAKTTECYLPKPFSHEQQVLDGSHNGLLREATWPSLLLSQTQAFIFLGEFATAELPLLPNTLPLCRDTKGFSILLTSKSSQDDPTLCQSSSLHRLTFIRTTPTTLHCNECSEHNIPDTWIRYDMQAH